The genomic stretch GTGGGCCTGCCGCTGGCCGGGGTGCGGCAGGGCGCGTCTCGCAGCCCTCCGGCGCAGCCGGAGCCTCCGGTGCGAGGCAAGGCCGCCATGCCGCGGGGGCGCGGCGCGCACACAACCTTCACTGCAGCCCTCCTGCTGAAGCTGGACGCGCGCAGCACCCATGTCGAAGGGCACGGGTGAGCAAACGTCGGGCGAGGCGAAACCGTTCTGCACTGCAGAACAAGGTTTCGAGCGGACCATGCTATCGACGTGTGGAAGGGGTGTAAAGGCAACCGCAGCGCCAGCAGGGCTAGCCGGGCGTCGCCTTGCGATTCATGGCTGGAAAAACACCGGCACGAGCGGTGGGCACGGCGTGAACGCGGCGCGCCGCAGGTGTCGTAGCCCCGCGACCGGACGACGCCCTGCACCCGCCGCGAGCCGTGTTTCAGCCGCCGGCGTTAGCGCGCCTCGGCTTCCACCACCCCGGTAGCAGTGCACGCACTTCCGCGCGCGCATAGCGGTCGTCGATCAGGTAGACCACCCCCTGGTCCGACGGCGTGCGGATGACCCGGCCGGCAGCCTGCACCACCTTCTGCAGCCCGGGGTACAGATAGGTGTACTGCTCGCCCGATCCCAACAGCGCACCGACACAGCGCTTCATCTGCTCGTTGACCGGATTGAACTGGGGCAGGCCCAGTGTCGCGACGAAGGCGCCCACCAGGCGTTGTCCGGGCAGGTCGACACCTTCGCCGAAACTGCCGCCGAGGACGGCGAAGCCGATGCCACGCCCGTCGGCGGTGAAACGTTGCAGAAACGCCTCGCGGGCCGCGTCGGTCATGTGGGGCGATTGCGCCCACTGCGGGATGTCGGGGTGCGCGACGGCCAGCGCGGCCGCCACCTGGCGCAGATAGTCGAAGCTGCTGAAGAAGGCGAGGTAGTTGCCCGGCGCCCCGGCGTACTGGGCGGCCATCAGCTCGACGATCGGTGCCACCGAGCGGTCGCGGTCGCGCCAGCGCGTCGAGATGTGGCTGGCGATGCGCACGTCCAGCTGCTCGGCGTTGAACGGCGATTCGACGTCGATCGAGACGGTGTCCGCGGGCAGGCCCAGCATGTCGCGGTAGTAGTGCGATGGGCTCAGCGTGGCCGAGAACAGTGCCACGCTGCGCGCGGCCGCGAAGCGGGGGCCGAGAAACGGAGCCGGCACGACGTTGCGCAGGCACAGCACCGAGGCGGGCCGCGCCCCCGGGCGGGCGGGGTGGCTGTCCAGCGTGAGGTCGACGAGGGAATGGTCGCCGAACTGCTCGGCCAGCCGCAGGAAGTGCAGCGCGTCGAAATAGAAGTCCTGCAGGCCCCGGTCCACCGCGGCTGGTTGCTCGGCGAAGTGCTCGCCGATCGCAGCGACGCTTTTCTGCAGGGCGGCCAGCAGGCGTTCCGGCACTGCGTCGTAGGCCTGGTAGGCAACACCTTGCGCGCGGTTCAGCGCGTTCCAGCACCGGCCCAGCGCGTCGAGCGCCCGCTTCACCGCCGGCACCGCCGTCCGTTTCACCTGCCTCAAACCGGCCTGGTGCAGCTCGGCGCTGTACATCTTGCGCCCGCGCTCGACCAGGTTGTGCGCTTCGTCGACCAGCACCGCCACGCGCCAGCCTTCGGCCAGCGTAAGGCCATGCAGCAACGCGGCGGTGTCGAAGTAGTAGTTGTAGTCGCCCACCACCACGTCGGCCCAGCGCGCCAGCTCCTGCCCCAGGTAGTAGGGGCAAACGCGGTGCGCCAGCGCGCTCTCGCGCAGCGCAGCGCGGTCGAGCCGCGCGACACCGAGCGCCGCCGCGCGGGCCGCGGGCAGACGGTCGTAAAAGCCTTGCGCGAGCGGGCAGGACTCGCCGTGGCAGGCCTTGTCGGGATGCTCGCAAGCCTTGTCGCGCGCCACCAGCTCGAGCACGCGCAAGCCCAGCGGCACAGGCGCGGCCGATGTGATCAAGTCCAGTGCATCGAGCGCAAGCTGCCGGCCCGACCCCTTGGCCGTCAAAAACACCACCTTGTCCAGCGCCTGCCCCGGGCAGGCCTTGAGCAAGGGGAACAGGGTCCCGACGGTCTTGCCGATCCCGGTCGGCGCCTGCGCGGTCAGGCAGCGCCCGCCACTGGCGGCTTTGTAGACGGCCTCGGCCAGCGGCCGTTGGCCGGGGCGGAACGCCGGGTGGGGGAAGCTCAGTGCCGCCAGCGCAGCATCGCGGCGGGCGCGGTGCGCCAGCTCTTGCTCGGCCCAGGCCAGAAACGCCTCGCACTGCTGGTCGAACGAGCGCCGCAAGGCGTCGGCCGAGTGCCGCTCGGTCAACACCGTTTCATCGCGGGTGCCGATGTCGAAATAGACCAGCGCGAGCTCGACTTCGGGCAGCCCGAGCTGCTGGCACAGCAACCAGCCGTAGACCTTGAGTTGCGCCCAGTGCAGCGCCCGATGGTTCATCGGCATGCGGGCCAGGTCGCCCCGGTAGGTCTTCACCTCTTCGACCACCCGGCGCTCGGGATCGTAGCCGTCGGCGCGCCCGCGCACGGTGAGGTTGCGGTAGTCGCCGCTCAGGCTCACTTCCGACTGGTAGTGGGCGGGCCGACGCGACGCGACCAGCGCGTGACCGGCGATGCCCTCCTGGGCCGACGGCGACGGCGTGAAGCGCAGGTCGAGATCACCCTGTTTCGCAGTGAATTCGCACAAGCTGCGAACGGCGACGAGGTACTTCAAGGGCAAGGTGGGGCGGGCAGCGGCGGGAGCGCCGAGCCCAGCAGGCCGGCGCCCGCATTATCGCCGCCTGGCCCAGCCGCCCGGGTCGTCGCGCCCCATTGCTTCCACCCGGCCCCTTACGATGGGCCACGGTTCAAGCCCCCACCCCGCGGCGCGCCAGGCAGCGCTTGTATCGCTCGTCGACCCGTGTGGCGAACCACTCTGTCGTCAGCTTGCGCTGGATCTTCGGGCTTTGCAGCTTGATGCGCGGCACCACCGCACGCGGCAGCGCTTTGCCTTGCTGGCGTTCGGCCAGTTCAAAGACGCGGCGGTACAGGCGGGTCTCGCCGAACCCGGCGCCACCGCCTTGCGCCAGGGCATCGCGCACCGCGCCAGGGCTGAGGTCGAGCCGCTCTGCCAGCGACAGCGCGGCGCTTTCGGTGGCGCCCGGTTTACCGTCGCCATCGTCGTCATGTCGCACCAGGTCACCGTCCAGCGCGAGAGGGATGCCCGTCACGGTCGAGAGCGCCTGCTGGAAGGCCGCGTTACGGCTGGCGTAGCGCCCGGCGTTGAAGTCGGCGAAGCGATACAGGGGGCGGTCGTAAGCTGCCGGGTAATCAAGCAGATGGGCAATGCCGAAATACAGCCCGCCCCGGCGTGTGAAGACTTCGGCGCGGATGCCGTCGGCGGCAGGATAGGGGTAAGGATTGTCGTCCGCCTGCTGCTCGGCGAAGGCGATGCTGACCTGCATCGGCCCCCCCGTGCGCACCGGGTTGTAGCCGCCGAACAAACGCCGGCCGAGGGGCACCATGCCGATGAAGTCTTCGAACAAGCGGCTCAGGTCCTTTTCGGTACGGGCCGCGTCGATGCGCTCGGCATAGCTGCGCCCGTCGGGCGACGACAGCTGCAGCGCGGCGCGCACCACCAGCCGGGGCACGCCCAGCCGCTCGGCGCGTCGGTCGATCTCCTGCCAGGTGATGTCGGGCAGCCGCGGCACCGGCGGGTCGACCCGGAAGGTCGATTCCTGCTCGATGACGGCCAGCGCCGCGCACACGTGCTCGGGAGTGGTGTCGATCTGCAGCGCGCTGAACGCGGCGTGGATGTCGGTCGCCCAGCCCGTGCGGTCCGGCGTGGCCGGCGGCAGCAAGGACACGATCAGCGCACGCGCGTCGGCGGGCGGGAGCGGGGCCGGCGCAGCGCTGCGGTCGCCGCTGGCGCAGCCGACCAGCACGGCGGCCAAAGCCAATGCGGCGAGTGCCGCCGTTCTCCCTCTGTACCGCGCCTCCGGCGCGCCTGACCTCGGTTGCTCACCGGTACCCCGTGTAAATGCTGACATGCCCCACTGCGATTGAACGGTCACGCCCCTAATGCTAGGGGATCGTCGACGGTCCCCCGTCCGCTAGCATGGCTCGGCGGTATCCAGCGCGCGACGCTCAGCGACGTACCTGCGGTCTGTGGCCGCGACAGCGGTGCGCATTCCATCCATCGAGGTTCTTCAGCCGACCACACTCACCGGGGCGGCTGAGCAGGAGAAAAGACGTGCTCAAGGACGTGATTCAAAAGGGCGTGCTGATCGAGGGACTGTCAACCGTTCTGACCAGCCAGCAGCCCGCAGGGGAAATGGGCTGGCGCCTGCAGCGCAATGTGCTGTCGGGCAACGTGATCACCTTCGCCGCCCCGCCAGCCGCCGGCAGCGAGCGGGTCCGGGTGTTGCCCTACGTGCAATGGGAGACCGCGGAGACCGACACCGGCGGCCAGGAAGTGATCAGCGGCGAGTTCACCGGTTGCATCATGGGGGTCTACCAGCGCGCCGGCGGCAACACGACGGCCGCGCATGTCTGTACCGCCGAACGGTCCGACCGGACCACACCCTGCCTCGATGCGTGGAACGCCCTCAAGGAAGAAGCGGACGTTCAGCTGTTGGCCGAACATGCCACTGGAGGCGAAGTGGGCGACTATGTGTTCGGCGTGATGGATGACAAGCGGCGTGCCAAGAGCGGCCGCACGGCCTCGATGCTCTGCATCGCGTCGCCGTCGGCCGGTGGCGGCTACACGATCACGCGTGCGATGGTCTACAAAAAGGACACCGGCGAGTACCGCGTGCTGGCCGTGCAGCGGGGCTGAGACCGGCGGCGCAGCGACACCACGCCGCGCCCTCCGGTCGACCCCGAACTCAATGCCCGTCGTGGTCGGCGTCACCCGGCATCGCGCGTTCCATCCGGTCGCTCAGGCGGTGCCACGAGTCGCGCGTCGCGTGCTTGGCCTGCTCCCACGACAAACGCGAGCGGCCGCGGGCATCGTCCCAGCCGCGTGCCAGGTGCGGCTCGGCTTCGTCCCAGCTGCGGCCGGCATGCTCGTCGTAGCTGTCGACGCCATAGCGGTAAGCCGGGCCGAAATCATCGTAGCTCGAGCCCTTGGCCACATAGGGGCGGTCGGCGTAGTTGTCGCGCCAGTAATCGTCTTCGATGGTCGGATCGATGCGCTCGGCTACGCCCTTGCCGGCGAGTCCGCCGACGATGGCGCCGGCGGCCGCACCGATGGCCGTGCCGACCGGCCCGGCCACGGTGCCCACCGCTGCGCCCGCCGCCATGCCGCCTGCAGCGGCACCGACGCCGGTGCCCACCGGGTGCGCGCCCGGTGCGCCAGTGATCGGGTCACGGTTGGCGCTGCCCTTCGAATGCCGATCGCCCGTCGATTGATTGCTGTGCATACCGTTCTCCTTTCAAGTCATTGCCCTGGCGGGCAAGCGCGGCAGGAGGCCGCTGAGGTGTATTGCAGCGCGCCGGGACCGGCCGCGGGATCGGACGGCGCACGACGTGGGCGTAGGACGCAGCCTACCGCTGTCGGGCCGGCCGCGGCCCGCCGCGCCCAGGGCCGGGCCAGGCCTGGCCGGCCGCCGGCCATGCCGGCAGCGGCGTCAGCGCAAGGCCGTTCAGGGGGCCGTGCGCCCCGGCGTCGAGGTGGGTGCCGGCGCAGGCGCAGTCAGCGTACCGGAGGGCGGGGTGCCGGAGGGCGAGGTGCCGGAAGGCGACGTACCGGTCGCCGGGGCTTCGTGCTGGATGATCTGCCGGTGTTCGCGGTAAACGCCGCCGGCCTCGACGCTGCCCGAAGTGGTGCCCTCGGACAGGCGTGCACGGCAGTCGGCCCGGTCCTGCTCGGGCAAGGCGTTGCAGCGCATCCGGGCGTTTTCCTCGTAGCGGGCGCTACGGTCGTTCAGGGCACCCCGGCGGGCCTCGCCGCGGGCCGCCGCCGCCTCGCGCAGGCAGGTGGTGCGGTCCTGGTGCGACTTGCCGCTTTCGCAGGCCGCCCGTTCGGCCTGATAACGCTTCTGGGCATCGGTGTCGGCCGCGTGCACGCCGGAGGCGGCGATCAGGACGGCAGACAGCATCAGGCCTGGGGCGCGGAGATGGCGTCGAAGGGTTGAAACGTTCATTGAAGGCTCCTTGTGGTGAGTTCGCCTGGCGAAGCAGTTGCCCCACCGGCATGGTTGTCGCGGCAGTCTAGGCACAGCCGGCGCAGCCCGACTGTCGGCCTCCACGTGCCCGGGCGTCGGCGTGCCGCAACGCCAACCGTCGGCCGATGCCTACACCGGCCCCACCGCCTCTTCCGCAGGCATGCGCAAGGTGCGCCCCGACAAACGCTCATACTCGGTGGGGTCATGGGCGCAGAAGACCTCGACCGTGGACGCGTCCCGGCGCCGCAGCAGTCCTCGCAAGCGCTCCTGGTTGTCGAGCCGGGCACGCCGGTCCTTCTCCATCAGGGTCTGGTAGAAGCGCAGCCCCGGCGTGCAGCGCGGCCCGTCGAGATCCATCTCCTCATAATAAAAATACGCGTCGCCCGCCTGCAGCAGCCAGGTGTGCGCGAGCTGGATGGCAACGCCGGCGTGCCCATGGGTGTGCCCCAGCAGCGGCACCAGCAGAATTTCCGGTGGCAAGCCGTCAAGCTGGCGCACGCAATCGAATCCGAACCAGCGCTCGCCGTGCCGTAACGGGTAGACGCGCCAGCGGTCCCGGCTCGACCACTGCTGGGGCCGAAAGCGCTGCCGATCGAGCCAGGTCTTCTGCATCAGCGCGTGATCGCGCTCCTGTTGCAACAGGTGCACCTGCGCCTGCGGGAAGTCGTCGAGGCCGCCGGCGTGGTCGAAATCGAGATGGGTGAGCACGATGTGGCGGACCTCGCCGGGGTGGAACCCGAGGCGTTCGATCTGGCGCACCGCGGTCATCTCCTCGCGAAAGTCCGGGCTCAGCAGGGCCAGGAAAAACCCGCTCAAGCGGCTGCGCGGTTGTGCCACGTCACGCAGCCCCAGCCCGGTGTCCACCAGCACCAGTCCGGCGCCCGTCTCGAGCAGCAAGCAGTGGCAGCACAGCTGCCCCCGCTGCAGCACCGACGGCGAGCGGCCGTCCATCAGCCGGCCGCCCAGCGGGCAGGTCGAGACGCAGTTGAGGTGGTGGACACGCATGCCGGGCTCCCGATTGCATTGCAGGCCCAGCAGCAATCGTCACGCCGGGCCGTCACGTGGCATTCGGTGCCCGGGCGATCAACTCCCGCAGCAACGCGAGCAAGCGCGGCACGGGTGCCGGCTTGACGAGGTGCTCGTCGAAGTGGGCGGCCAAGGCGCGCTGGCGGTCGGGCTCACGGCCATAACCGGTCAGGGCCACCAGGCGCACGTGGCGGTGACGAGGATCGTCGCGCAGCAAACGGGCCAGCTCATACCCGTCCATGCCGGGCAAGCCGATGTCCAGCACGGCGACGTCGGCATCGAACTGCGCGAGCGTCGCAAGGGCCGCGTCTGCGTCAGCCGCGGTCCTGACCTCGTAGCCCACCTCGGTGAGCGCAACCTCGAGCGCCGCCGCGGCGTCGAGGTTGTCGTCGACCAGCAGCACCCGTCCGCTCGCGCGGGCCGCGTCGCCCGCCGCCGCCGCGGGGTCGGCCAGCGCCGGCAGTTCCACCACGGTCGGCAGGCGAACCACAAAACGGCTGCCCTGCCCCGCCCCGGCGCTCATCGCACTGACGCTGCCGCCGTGCATCTCGACCAACACCTTGACGATGGCGAGCCCCAGCCCGAGGCCACCGGCCCGACGGTCCAACGCCTGTTCGCCCTGCACGAACAGGTCGAACACCCGCTCCAGCAGGTGCGGCGCAATGCCGGCACCGCTATCGTCGACGCTGACCTCGACGGCCCCGCCCAGCGGTGTGACGCGCAGCGCGATCCGCCCGTCGCCGGGCGTGAACTTGATCGCGTTGGTCAGCAGGTTGCACAACACCTGCGTCAGCCGCACCGCGTCGCCGTTGACACACACCGGCTCGCGCGGCACCACCACCTCGATGCCGCGCTGGCGTCCGGCGAGCGCCGGCTGTATCAGCTCGAGCGCACGGTCGACCACGCTGCGCAGGTCGAGCACGGCGCAATCGAGTTGCACCTTGCCGCGCGTGATGCGCGAGACGTCGAGCAGGTCGTCGACCAGCCGCGACAGGTGGGCGACCTGGCGTTCGATGATGCCGCGCTCCATCGCACTGTGGTCGTCGCGCCGCATCCGCATCAAATGCAGCGCGGTGACGATGGGGGCGAGCGGGTTGCGCAGTTCGTGGCCCAGCATGGCGAGGAACTCGTCCTTGGCACGGTTGGCCGATTCGGCCGACTCGCGCGCCGCCTCGGCCTCGGCGTACAGGCGGGCGTTGTCGAGTGCCAGTGCCGCGCGCTGCGCCAGCTCGGCGATCAGTGCGCGGTCTTCGGCGCCCAAGCTGCGCTCAGAATCGGCCTGGATCACCGCGACCACCCCGATGGTGCGGCCACGCGCGACCAATGGGACGACAAAATAGGCCCGCACGCCGACCTCGCGCGCGAACCGCTGCATCACCGGGTCGGGGATGCTCGCGAGCGCCTGTTCGGAATCGAAGTGCGCATCGAAGGACCGGCCGGTGGCGGCCGCCCATGCCATCGAGCCGATGGTTTGCGCGGGCAGCCGCGAGGTGCCCACCGCCGCCTCGAAGCGGCGCCGCAAGGCGTCGTCGCGGTGGTGTGTCAGCGAGCGCAGCACCTCCCCCTTGGCGCCCAGCAGTTCTACCCGGCAGCCGTCGGCGACGGCCGGCACCAGGGTCGCGGCCACCGCGGCCAGTGTGGCCTGCGGCTCGAGCGAGCCGGACAGCGCGGTGCCGGCCGACGCCAGCAGTTCGAGCCGCTCGCGGGCCCGCTCGGCCGCCGCGTGGGCCGCGCGCTCGGCACTCAGCAGGCTTTCCCGCTCCGCTTCGCTGCGGGCCCGCTGGCGCGCCGAGGCTTCCAGCGCATCAGCCACCGCCTGCACCTCGATCAGGTTGGACGCCGGCAGCTGCGGCGTTTCGCCACGCCCCAACCCAACCGCCGCCTTGCGCAGTTCGTCGATCGGGCGGTTGATGCTGCGCGCCAGCGCCAGCGCGGTCAGGCCGCCCAGCAGCAACGACAGCAACAGGCCGCCGCCGTAGGCCTGCAGCGCGCGCGAGGCCTCGCGATCGACTTCGGCGGTCGGCGTGCCGACGGCCACCGTCCAGCCCGTCTCGGGCAACCGCACATAAGCCGTGTAGACCATCTCGCCCTCGAGCGTGCGCGTCGCGCCCATGCCTTCGTCCTCGCGCGAGGCGAGCAAGCCTTGCAGCGTCGGCGACGGGCGTTGGCCCAGCGAGCGCTCGTGCCCGCGGGAGCGAGCGACACACAGGCCGCGCCCGTCGAACACCGCCACCACCCACGCTTGCGGCACACGCTGGCGCTGCACCACGCGCAGCACGGCCTCCGGCTTGAGCACGGCCGACAACACGTACTGCAGCCGCCCGCCGCGCAACATCGGCAGGCGCACCGCGATGCCCCACTCGCTCTGCGGCCCCCTGGCGAGGTAGCCGACCGTCGGCAGCTGTGTGCGCACGGCCGCATCGAAGCTGTCGCGCTCGGCCAGCGTACCGGCCGCGCCCGGCTCGTACGGCGTGCCGGTGCGCAGCAGCACGGTGCCGTCTGGGTCGGACAGAAGCAACCCGCGCCAATCGGGCTGCGTGCTCAGCACCCGTTCCAGCAGCGCGTGGTAGGCGACCAGGTTGTCGGCCTCGATCAGCGGCGACGCGGACAACGCCTCGGCCACCGCCATTGAACGGCGCAATTCGGCGTTCACCGCGGTGGCGAGCGCGCGGCTCAGGTCCAGCCCTGCGCTCTGCGCTTTCAGGCGCTGCTGATCGACCAGCGCCTTCAAACCGACGCCCGACGCCAGTGCCAGCGGCAGGATGGCCGCCACGGCCAGCAACACGAGGCGCCGCCGCAGCGGAACGCTGCGGCCCCTGCGGACGAACCCTCCGCCGGCGACCAGCGCCGTCACGCCACCGTCCCGCCAACCGGCGCCGCCCCTGAGGGCAAGGCCCGGACCTCGGAAACCTGCCCGGCAGGCCCTGCCAAGCCGAACACCTTGCCACCGGACCGCGGGCGCACGCGTAAGCGTCGTCGCGACCAGCGGGTCTGCCGCCGGCCAGCCGCGCCGGCGACGGTGTCGGGGAGAACTGAGCAAGGCGAGGCGATGGAGCGGGCGTGCATGCCCGGATTGTGCGCGAGCGTGCCCAAAACGCGGGAACAGCGTCCGCTTACAAATTACCCCTGCAGCACTGTAAGAATCCCGGGGGCTTGGCCGTGGCAGATCCGCCTCGGCCAGCCCGACCGTCTTCACCATGCAATCTGCCGATACGCAACGTCGTCTGACCTACATCCTGCTGGCGGGGGCCGTGGCCGCCATCTTCGCGATCGACACCTTCACCAAGCTGGGGATCGCCGAATGGCTGCTCTACCTGGTGCCGCTGGCGCTGTGCCTGTTCCAGCCGCGCGCCGACGTGCCCTTGCTGATGGCGGCGGCGGCCACGATCATGACCGGGCTCGGCATTTTCCTGTCGCCGCCCGGCAGCGACGTCTGGATCGCGCTCCTCAACCGCCTGATGGGCCTGGTGGCGATGTGGACCGTCGCACTGCTGGTGGCCCGCACCCTGCGCGACCGCCAGGCCGACCAGGTCGAGTTGTGGGTCAACGGCGGCGAAGCGCAGCTGTCACAGGCGCTGGTCGGCGAACAGAACCGTGCCGAGGTCGCCGAGGCGGCACTGAGCACACTGGCGCGCTACTTGGGCGCGAGTGTCGGGGTGCTGTACCGGCTCGAAGGTCAGGCGCTGCTGCGCACCGCCACCTACTCGTGCGACCCGGCCGCCATGCCGCCGGAGCGGCTGGATCTGGGCCAGGGCCTGTCTGGCCAGGCGGCCCGCGACGGCGAATTGCAGCTGATCGACCCCCTGCCCGAGCACTACCTGAAGGTCAGCTCCGCACTCGGCCAGGGTGCCCCGCGCTCGCTGCTGATCGCGCCGATGAAGGCCGACCGGCGTGTGGTCGCCGTGATCGAACTCGGTTTCGTCTCCGCCACCGCGAATGGCGACGCGATCCGCCAGCTGGCGCTCAAGATCGCCGACCCGATCGGGGCGGCGCTGCGTTCGGCGCTCTATCGCGAGCGTCTGGTCGAGTTGCTGGAGGAAACCCAGCGCCAGAGCGAGGAACTGCAGGCCCAGCAGGAAGAGCTGCGGGTTTCGAACGAGGAACTGGAAGAACAGTCGCGCGCACTGCAGGAGTCGCAGGCCCGGCTGGAAGTGCAGCAGGCCGAGCTGGAGCAGACCAACGTCCAGCTCGAAGAACAGACCCAGCGGCTGGAGCGGCAGAAAGAAGACCTGCTGGTCGTCAAGCGCGCGCTGGAGATGAACGCACAACAGCTGGAAACGGCCAACCGGCACAAGTCGGAGTTTCTGGCCAACATGTCGCACGAGTTGCGCACGCCGCTGAACAGCGCGCTGATCCTGTCGAAACTGCTGGCGGACAACAAGCTGGGCCACCTCGACGCCGAGGAAGTGCGCTACGCCCAGTCCATCCACGCCGCCAACAACGACCTGCTGACCCTGATCAACGACATCCTCGACCTGTCGCGCATCGAGGCGGGTCATGTCGAAGTGCATGCCGAAGCGGTCGGGGTCGACGGCCTGGTGCAGCGTTTGAACGACACCTTCTCGCCGATCGCACAGAACAAGGGGTTGGCGTTCCGCATCGAGACCGCCGACACCGCACCGGCCACCTTGCTGACCGACGCGCAGCGGCTCCAGCAGGTGCTGAAGAACCTGCTCTCCAACGCCCTCAAGTTCACCGAGCGCGGTGAGGTGGTGCTGTCGATCGGGGCGCGCGCGCCCGGCCGGGTGGGTTTTGCCGTGCGCGACACCGGCATCGGCATCGCCCCGCACCAGCGCGACGTGATTTTCGAGGCCTTCCGCCAGGCCGACGGATCGACCAGCCGCAAGTACGGCGGCACCGGCCTGGGCCTGTCGATCTCGAAGGAGCTGGCCCACTTGCTAGGGGGCGAGATCCTGCTCGACAGCACGCCCGGCCAGGGCAGCACCTTCACGCTCGACATCCCGGTCGCCTGGCAGCCGCCCGTCGAAGGCCAGGCGCGCCCCGGCCCCCCGCCCGCCCCGGTGCCCCAGCGACTCGCCCCGGCCCCGGCGCCGGAGCCGGTGCTGCCCCTGCCCGGACCGGTGCCGGCGCCCCGGCCGGTACCGCAGGATGACCGGGGCCGCCGGACCCGGGCGCACCGCTTGATCCTGGTGATCGAGGACGACGTGCGCTTTGCCCAGGTGCTCTACGACATGGCGCACGAGCTGGATTTCGACTGCGTGATGGCACATCACGGCGCCGAGGGGCTGCAGCTGGCGCGGGAACTGCAGCCGAGCGGCATCCTGCTCGACATCGGGCTGCCCGACCAGTCCGGCCTCGGCGTGCTCGAACAGCTCAAGCGCGACTCGCTGACGCGCCACATCCCGGTGCACATGATCTCGCTGCACGACCGCGCCCACACCGCGCTCGAACTCGGCGCGATCGGCTATGCGCTGAAACCGGTCGGACGTGACGACGTGGTCGGCGCGATCCGCAAGATCGAAGACAAGCTGCAGCAGCAGGTGCGGCAGGTGCTGGTGGTCGAGGACGACCCGGGGCTGCGCGACAACCTGAAGCTGCTGCTGAGCACCGGCCAGGCCCACATCACCACGGTCGGCACCGTGAAAGAGGCACTGGAGCAGCTGGCCGGGCAGACCTTCGACTGCATGGTGACCGACCTGGCCCTGCCCGACGGCACCGGCTTCGACCTGCTGAGCCAGATGGCGACGGGCGACAACTACGCCTTCCCGCCGGTCATCGTCTATACCGGGCGCGAGCTGACCGCCGACGAGGAACAACGGCTGCGGCGCTATTCGCGCTCGATCATCATCAAGGGTGCACGCTCGCCCGACCGGCTGCTGGACGAGGTGACGCTGTTCCTGCACAGCGTCGAGTCGGCCCTGCCGCCCGACCAGCAGCGGCTGCTGAAACAGGCGCGCCAGCGCGACGTGGTGCTCGACGGGCGCACCATCCTGCTGGCCGAAGACGACGTGCGCAACGTGTTCGCGCTGTCGAGCGTGCTGG from Caldimonas brevitalea encodes the following:
- a CDS encoding ATP-dependent DNA helicase, which translates into the protein MKYLVAVRSLCEFTAKQGDLDLRFTPSPSAQEGIAGHALVASRRPAHYQSEVSLSGDYRNLTVRGRADGYDPERRVVEEVKTYRGDLARMPMNHRALHWAQLKVYGWLLCQQLGLPEVELALVYFDIGTRDETVLTERHSADALRRSFDQQCEAFLAWAEQELAHRARRDAALAALSFPHPAFRPGQRPLAEAVYKAASGGRCLTAQAPTGIGKTVGTLFPLLKACPGQALDKVVFLTAKGSGRQLALDALDLITSAAPVPLGLRVLELVARDKACEHPDKACHGESCPLAQGFYDRLPAARAAALGVARLDRAALRESALAHRVCPYYLGQELARWADVVVGDYNYYFDTAALLHGLTLAEGWRVAVLVDEAHNLVERGRKMYSAELHQAGLRQVKRTAVPAVKRALDALGRCWNALNRAQGVAYQAYDAVPERLLAALQKSVAAIGEHFAEQPAAVDRGLQDFYFDALHFLRLAEQFGDHSLVDLTLDSHPARPGARPASVLCLRNVVPAPFLGPRFAAARSVALFSATLSPSHYYRDMLGLPADTVSIDVESPFNAEQLDVRIASHISTRWRDRDRSVAPIVELMAAQYAGAPGNYLAFFSSFDYLRQVAAALAVAHPDIPQWAQSPHMTDAAREAFLQRFTADGRGIGFAVLGGSFGEGVDLPGQRLVGAFVATLGLPQFNPVNEQMKRCVGALLGSGEQYTYLYPGLQKVVQAAGRVIRTPSDQGVVYLIDDRYARAEVRALLPGWWKPRRANAGG
- a CDS encoding DUF1615 domain-containing protein, which produces MALAAVLVGCASGDRSAAPAPLPPADARALIVSLLPPATPDRTGWATDIHAAFSALQIDTTPEHVCAALAVIEQESTFRVDPPVPRLPDITWQEIDRRAERLGVPRLVVRAALQLSSPDGRSYAERIDAARTEKDLSRLFEDFIGMVPLGRRLFGGYNPVRTGGPMQVSIAFAEQQADDNPYPYPAADGIRAEVFTRRGGLYFGIAHLLDYPAAYDRPLYRFADFNAGRYASRNAAFQQALSTVTGIPLALDGDLVRHDDDGDGKPGATESAALSLAERLDLSPGAVRDALAQGGGAGFGETRLYRRVFELAERQQGKALPRAVVPRIKLQSPKIQRKLTTEWFATRVDERYKRCLARRGVGA
- a CDS encoding MBL fold metallo-hydrolase, giving the protein MRVHHLNCVSTCPLGGRLMDGRSPSVLQRGQLCCHCLLLETGAGLVLVDTGLGLRDVAQPRSRLSGFFLALLSPDFREEMTAVRQIERLGFHPGEVRHIVLTHLDFDHAGGLDDFPQAQVHLLQQERDHALMQKTWLDRQRFRPQQWSSRDRWRVYPLRHGERWFGFDCVRQLDGLPPEILLVPLLGHTHGHAGVAIQLAHTWLLQAGDAYFYYEEMDLDGPRCTPGLRFYQTLMEKDRRARLDNQERLRGLLRRRDASTVEVFCAHDPTEYERLSGRTLRMPAEEAVGPV
- a CDS encoding ATP-binding protein, with the translated sequence MTALVAGGGFVRRGRSVPLRRRLVLLAVAAILPLALASGVGLKALVDQQRLKAQSAGLDLSRALATAVNAELRRSMAVAEALSASPLIEADNLVAYHALLERVLSTQPDWRGLLLSDPDGTVLLRTGTPYEPGAAGTLAERDSFDAAVRTQLPTVGYLARGPQSEWGIAVRLPMLRGGRLQYVLSAVLKPEAVLRVVQRQRVPQAWVVAVFDGRGLCVARSRGHERSLGQRPSPTLQGLLASREDEGMGATRTLEGEMVYTAYVRLPETGWTVAVGTPTAEVDREASRALQAYGGGLLLSLLLGGLTALALARSINRPIDELRKAAVGLGRGETPQLPASNLIEVQAVADALEASARQRARSEAERESLLSAERAAHAAAERARERLELLASAGTALSGSLEPQATLAAVAATLVPAVADGCRVELLGAKGEVLRSLTHHRDDALRRRFEAAVGTSRLPAQTIGSMAWAAATGRSFDAHFDSEQALASIPDPVMQRFAREVGVRAYFVVPLVARGRTIGVVAVIQADSERSLGAEDRALIAELAQRAALALDNARLYAEAEAARESAESANRAKDEFLAMLGHELRNPLAPIVTALHLMRMRRDDHSAMERGIIERQVAHLSRLVDDLLDVSRITRGKVQLDCAVLDLRSVVDRALELIQPALAGRQRGIEVVVPREPVCVNGDAVRLTQVLCNLLTNAIKFTPGDGRIALRVTPLGGAVEVSVDDSGAGIAPHLLERVFDLFVQGEQALDRRAGGLGLGLAIVKVLVEMHGGSVSAMSAGAGQGSRFVVRLPTVVELPALADPAAAAGDAARASGRVLLVDDNLDAAAALEVALTEVGYEVRTAADADAALATLAQFDADVAVLDIGLPGMDGYELARLLRDDPRHRHVRLVALTGYGREPDRQRALAAHFDEHLVKPAPVPRLLALLRELIARAPNAT